In Deltaproteobacteria bacterium, the sequence CCCAATACTGAATTAATGACTTATAAGGTGCTGGCTTTAACTCGCTTAGTTTGCCCACGCGCAAATTTGCCAAGCACTACAGCCTTGGCTTCACTAAATTATGAGCAAGGTCGTGAGTTAGGTCTTATGCGCGGAGCTAATATTGTAATGCCTAATCTAACCCCCCCGCATTATCGAAAACTATACGAAATTTATCCTGCTAAGGCTTGCATTCGTGAAAGCTTTGAACAGTTTCATGCTATAATAAAAATACGCATTGCCTCAATTAATCGTAGCATTGGCATTGGTCCGGGCAGCGCTATAAAACGATAAATTAACCAGGGAGTCACACAAATGACAGACAACGCTAACGATGTTATTTGGCAACAAATTCGTGAAGAAGCTAAACGTGAGGCCGAATTTGAACCTGCTCTGGCAAGTTTTCTTTATACTGTAGTTTTAAGTCATGAACTTCTTGAAGATGCGCTTAGTTACATTCTCGCCAGTAAACTAGGTTGCACTACGGTTAATGCTTTAACTCTACGCGATCTAATAAATGCAGTATTTTCAAAAGATCTAAAAGTCTGTACCGCTTTTCGTGCTGACTTGCAAGCGGTTTTAAGTAGAGATCCTGCTTGTTGTGGTTACTTAATACCGCTGCTTTACTTTAAAGGCTTTCAAGCGCTGCAAGCGTACCGCGTGGCAAACTATTACTTTGTTAATAACCGTAAGGCTCTAGCTTATCATATTCAAAGTCGCGTCTCTGAAGTATTTGCAGTTGATATTCATCCAGGGGCGCGTATTGGCAAAGGTATTCTATTTGACCATGCTACTAGTGTTGTTGTGGGTGAAACTGCTGTAGTCGATGACGATTGCTCATTACTACATGAGGTTACATTAGGTGGTACCGGCAAAGATAGCGGCGATAGACACCCGAAGGTTCATCGAGGTGTAATGATTGGGGCAGGCGCAAAAATATTAGGCAATATTGTTATAGGTGAAGGCGCAAAAATAGGTTCGGGTAGTGTAGTACTTAAAGATGTTCCCCCACACTGCACGGTTGCCGGTGTACCAGCACGCCAAGTTGGGGCTCCTACATGTGACCTACCTGCTTTAGAAATGGATCAATCACTAGAACTGTAAAATTTTGACAATCCTTATTTGATTATATTGGTAGGTTTGCCAGGAATTAGTTGTTCTTTGGTCGTCGTAATTCCATGTAGTATTACTACGACATGCCACCAGCATTTGCGGACATTTACCCGTGCTTATACTGCGGACATATACCGTATCAGTAACAAGGTAACAATCAGCCCTTGCCAAATTAGTAATTATGGTGTAGTATAAATACTCTGTGAAAAATGGCATTACTAGAGCCAAGCCCGCCACGGTTAAAACCGACGCAGCCTTTCTCTACTACAGCAACAATTCGCAGTGCCACTAACGAGACAACATATACAATTTAAATATCCACTATTTAAATTGCGCAGAGGAAGACCACAATGAATTTCTTAAATAAAAGTGATTGGTATTTTTATAAGAAGCAATAGCTTAATTTCATAACTTGCAAAAAGCATACTCGCTATTCTCGCGTCGAGTAGTGCAGCAATGAATTTTGAGTAATTCAATTTAAGTAAATTCTTTAGAAGATCGAAGGCTTCATGAAAATTTTACTTACGTCAGTATTTGGCCCTTTTGGTGTAGATGATGCTTATGGTCGTAAAGAAAACATTATGGAGCTTTTTCATAACCAAGTAACAAGAGAACAAGGTGTATTTTCTTTACGTTTTAATCATCCAAGTTTTGGACTTCATTTTCTCGCTGAAAATATTTCAGCCTCGACAACAGTGTTGGATTTTCCATCACAGCAAAAATTTATAAAAGAAATTAAACAAAATTATGATTACGTGGGTATTTCTTTTATTGTTCCCAATTTTATCAAAGCGAAAAAAATGGCGGAGTTAGTACGAAAGTACGCGCCCAACAGTAAAATTATTCTAGGTGGGCATGGTGTTCGTATCCCTGGAATAAAAGATAAGATTACTCACGATTTTATTTGTCAAGGAGAAGGGGTTCGTTGGTTACGTCGTCTGTTAGGCGAAGATGTTAATCGTTCTATTAAACACCCCATAGTGTCATCTGCCTTTTCTAAAAAAGTCATGGGGGTACCGCTTAAATCCGATACTGCCGTGCTAATCCCTGGTTTAGGTTGTCCTAATGCTTGTCGTTTTTGTGTAACTAGTCATTTTTTTGATAAGAAATACGTACCATATTTTTCTACAGGTCAGGAGCTTTTCGATATCTGTGTTGAAATTGAAGAAAAGATCGGGGTTAATGAATTTTTCATCATGGATGAGAATTTTTTAAAACTCCCTGATCGAGCTCGTGAACTTCTGCAACTTATTGAGAAACATAATAAGTCTTATCAATTTAGCATTTTTAGCTCTGCGGAGACGGTTGCTGCTCTTGGTGTTGAATTTCTCTGTCGTCTTGGAGTCAATTTTATCTGGTTAGGTATAGAATCAAAGCAAGAGATTTATGAAAAAAATCGTGGTCTTGATCTCAAATCTATGATTAGCCAACTACGTGATCATGGTATTAGCGTATTGGCTTCGGCTATTCTTTTTCTTGAGCATCATGACAAACAAAGCATTTGGGAAGATATCCGCTTTGCTGTAGAACAAAACTCTGATTTTGTTCAGTTCATGGGACTCGGCCCAATGCCAGGTACCGCGCTATACGAAGATTATCGAGATCAAGGAATAT encodes:
- the cysE gene encoding serine O-acetyltransferase; this translates as MTDNANDVIWQQIREEAKREAEFEPALASFLYTVVLSHELLEDALSYILASKLGCTTVNALTLRDLINAVFSKDLKVCTAFRADLQAVLSRDPACCGYLIPLLYFKGFQALQAYRVANYYFVNNRKALAYHIQSRVSEVFAVDIHPGARIGKGILFDHATSVVVGETAVVDDDCSLLHEVTLGGTGKDSGDRHPKVHRGVMIGAGAKILGNIVIGEGAKIGSGSVVLKDVPPHCTVAGVPARQVGAPTCDLPALEMDQSLEL
- a CDS encoding cobalamin-dependent protein (Presence of a B(12) (cobalamin)-binding domain implies dependence on cobalamin itself, in one of its several forms, or in some unusual lineages, dependence on a cobalamin-like analog.), which encodes MKILLTSVFGPFGVDDAYGRKENIMELFHNQVTREQGVFSLRFNHPSFGLHFLAENISASTTVLDFPSQQKFIKEIKQNYDYVGISFIVPNFIKAKKMAELVRKYAPNSKIILGGHGVRIPGIKDKITHDFICQGEGVRWLRRLLGEDVNRSIKHPIVSSAFSKKVMGVPLKSDTAVLIPGLGCPNACRFCVTSHFFDKKYVPYFSTGQELFDICVEIEEKIGVNEFFIMDENFLKLPDRARELLQLIEKHNKSYQFSIFSSAETVAALGVEFLCRLGVNFIWLGIESKQEIYEKNRGLDLKSMISQLRDHGISVLASAILFLEHHDKQSIWEDIRFAVEQNSDFVQFMGLGPMPGTALYEDYRDQGILREDLPYEEWHGQHQIWFHHPNFSASESVHYLREAFRYDYNIQGASLLRICDTVIRGYEHLKHCRDPMLIKRCDDLKTTAKYYRAALLALKKFAHNANARILTQKVTEKYDTALGPATLKQKVQALLMLLYAMREKFRVSLKRNVYQPKIITTRYQRPIKKANALLQLVKKSTKSRFNLDINWSAQPTVVTPRGLMYKKEAKQLANAIKKYLIEERRGVVVRLEGLMLVKSAALHSFLRRVRDYQQQVTVVLEHEVEVVRQAIKELPEELSSLIQINV